Genomic DNA from Sphingomonas lacunae:
AGCCACCGGCACCATCTGCCCTGAAAGCGGCGTGTGGAAAGTTGAGGGCACGCCTTCAACGACAGCGCCCATCGCCAAGGGTAACCGCATGCCGCCTTATGGCGGCAAGGCGGTGGTGTGGGTCCTGACGGCCTACGCTTGATCGATTGGGAAGGGGCGGGCCATCGGTTCGCCCCTTTTCATTTGGAGGCGTTCAAATGCACTACTTTTCTTCGACAGCCATTCGGGCTGCGTCATACGATGTGAGCACCCGCGTCCTGAGTCTGCAGTTCACCTCTGCCGTCAAGTGGTATGACTACCCCGGCGTACCACGGCACATCTATCAGGGGCTTCTCGACGCCACGTCAAAGGGAACATATTTCAATCGCTATATTCGGGATCAGTATTCAGTAGCGGTTTGAGATGGGCAGTGCCGGGACACATGGTTGATGAGTTCCGGCTCAACCCAACCACCCCATCCCGCCCTAATCACCGCCGCCATCACGGCATCGCCCGGCCACCTCTCGAACGAAGATGCGCC
This window encodes:
- a CDS encoding KTSC domain-containing protein, encoding MHYFSSTAIRAASYDVSTRVLSLQFTSAVKWYDYPGVPRHIYQGLLDATSKGTYFNRYIRDQYSVAV